CGTAGCTTATCAACATTCTGAGAAGTGGACTGTGAgatgtaaaagaaaattttgtgtGTGGCAGGGGATGCTTTGAATGCGCTGAAGACTAATTTGGCCGATCCTAATAATGTTCTTCAGAGTTGGGATCCGACCCTTGTCAATCCTTGTACTTGGTTTCATGTCACATGCAATAGTGACAATTTTGTTACGCGTGTGTAAGTGTGGCTCTATCACTCTCTGAATCAAGATTTTTCATTTGCATTTTTCGAATGTAATTGGAATGGTAAATATGTTGGTTGTTTTCTTACACAGTGATCTTGGAAATGCAAATTTGTCTGGCCAACTGGTTCCACAGCTTGGTCAGCTCCTTTCTTTACAGTACTTGTAAGCCATTCTTTGCTTATCCGAATTCACattattctttttagtttCATGCATTTGTTTTAGTGAGTATGGTATTCAgtctttcttaaaacctgaTGTTAGAGTACAAAGAATTTCACTTTCCATCTCTGTTCTTTCTTCCTCTCATCTTGGCAGGGAACTTTACAGCAATAATATTAGTGGAAGGGTTCCACCTGAGCTTGGAAACTTGACCGACTTGGTTAGCTTGGATCTTTATCTGAATAAACTAACTGGTCCAATCCCAGACACACTGTACAAGCTTCAGAGACTACGTTTCTTGTATGAATTTCTCTGTTCACGCTCTCTGTGTCTACATTATGTCTTGattctttcatttcttttgaagATGTTTTCCTTACTCCATCGCTAGGATGTTTACGATTCAAAACTAGGTGGTGTATGAGATTTGGATTGTTCTACTTACACAAAAGTGGAGTAGATTTCTTTGAAGATCTTTCTCATGTGCACTGCTTTCTTAATCTGACATTGTTCGTGTTTTTCATGTTTATATAGTAGAGTGTGCTACCTGTGACGATAACATCAATTCATTTTGTGTAGCTAGTTTTCTTCAAAACTAATTGGTATTTATTTATCCTTGCAAAATATAGGAGGCTCAACAACAACAGTCTGACAGAACATATACCCTTTTCTCTGACTACCATCAATACACTTCAAGTCCTGTACGTGGGAACAAGCCAACAAATCTTCTTTTGTCGGGTGATCTTACTTCTCTTTTAGTCTTTCGTTGCTGATGTTcattttcatgtttatttCATGCAGTGATCTGTCAAATAACAATCTCACAGGACCAATTCCAACTAATGGATCTTTCCAACTTTTCACTCCTATCAGGTTTGATGAGTTCcttaatgcttatagcaccagGGATGCATCATGCTGTTACTGCTGATTAATGTCTTTTTGTCTTTCAGTTTTCAAGGTAATCAATTGGAAGCTcttcctccaccaccacctacAGTTCCACCGACAACCCCATCTGGTTCTGGAGGTCTGTAAACCCAATCTTTATGTTTATTACATTTACgagttttcttcttttccataTCTAACTACGTTTTAAGTTAAGGGTCCCTTCGAGTATGCTGGGCATTTTGTTATTCAGCAGCCTTAGAACTTCTGTGCAGTGTATTCACCGAATAGTTTTCTTCCTTATATGTCTTGGTATTCATTCAAGGTTATGTGTGGTTCACCAATTAATATCAGGTTCAAGGAATTCTTAggttttatatgtttatgtaaCGACCTaatctatttaaatttatcatctgAACTTCAGTAGTTTCTCTTATactatttaataagaaaaacttGTTAGCTCCATCAAAGGTATCATAAGTTCCTTTGCTTCATTTTGCTAAAGGAGTAGATGTATACTAGGTGAAAGATGTTGTATTCAACATGTGGACTAAGTTTGAAAGTTATAACTGATTCTCAATGACTGGGAAAGTGGAATTCTGTACACCATAAGTACATTAACTTCATTTTGCAAAAGGAGTATGTTGTATATCAACTACTATTCTTTTACCATTGCAGTTGGCAACAGTGCTACTGGAGCAATTGCAGGAGGAGTTGCTGCAGCAGCTGCCTTTCTATTTGCTGTTCCTGCGATCGCACTTGCTTGGTACCGAAGACGGAAGCCACAAGATCATTTCTTTGACGTTCCTGGTAAGTTGATAACAGAATATCTTATCACCTTCCATACGCCATCAGATTCCAAATCCACTCAATTCTTCAACTTAATTGCAGCTGAGGAGGATCCTGAAGTTCACCTGGGTCAGCTCAAAAGATTTTCCCTACGCGAACTCCAAGTTGCTACAGATAATTTCAGTAACCATAATATTCTTGGGAGAGGTGGATTTGGTAAGGTTTACAAGGGCCGATTGGCAGATGGTACCCTAGTGGCCGTCAAAAGACTAAAAGAAGAGCGTACTCAAGGTGGAGAGCTACAATTTCAAACAGAAGTAGAGATGATCAGCATGGCTGTACACAGGAATTTACTCCGTTTACGTGGATTTTGTATGACTCCTACTGAAAGGCTTCTTGTTTACCCTTACATGTCTAATGGAAGTGTTGCATCATGCTTACGAGGTAGCAATCTCATCTTTTTATTCTGTTCTTTTTTTCTGTGGGTAATGTCTTTTGGtgtaacaaattttttatttttatttttatttttcagagCGAAAAGAGTCACAACCTCCTCTTGATTGGCTAACAAGGAAACACATAGCACTGGGTTCTGCTAGAGGACTTGCTTATTTGCATGATCACTGCGACCCAAAAATCATTCATCGTGATGTCAAAGCTGCCAATATATTGTTGGATGAGGACTTTGAAGCAGTTGTTGGTGACTTTGGGCTGGCCAAACTCATGGACTACAAGGATACTCATGTAACTACAGCTGTGCGTGGAACAATCGGTCACATAGCTCCTGAATACCTGTCTACTGGAAAATCATCCGAGAAAACTGATGTATTTGGTTACGGGGTCATGCTTCTTGAACTCATCACTGGGCAAAGAGCTTTTGATCTTGCTCGACTTGCTAATGATGACGACGTCATGCTACTGGATTGGGTGAGTTTCTCTTGATTATGCCTTTTATCGTCTGAATTTCAAATGGTATTTATTCATGGTACTTGCTGAAATGGTTTCAGGTGAAAGGACTTCTCAAGGACAGTAGATTGGAACCATTGGTCGACCAAGACCTCGAAGGGAATTACATTAAAGAAGAGGTGGAGCAGCTTATCCAAGTGGCTCTGCTTTGCACGCAGGGTTCTCCGATGGAACGCCCCAAAATGTCGGAAGTAGTGAGGATGTTGGAAGGCGATGGGTTGGCCGAGAGGTGGGAGGAGTGGCAGAAGGAAGAGATGTTCCGTCAGGAGGTCAACCACCACACGAATTTGGGAACTGAATGGATCATCATGGACTCCATGTCGAACGTCCGTCCCGACGAACTGTCCGGGCCGAGATGATCGCCCCAGCTCTCTCTGAGTGTGGTTTAAGCTTTTACAGTTTTGTATATGGTTATCTTCCTTTTCCCATTGTATTCTTATAGATCTTCTGTTTGGTTTCCCCAGAATTTTGTTGATGCAGGGAATGTTTATATACCTCATAGGTGGCAAGTTGTAATTTTATGTGTCGAAACAAACTCAAGATTCACTGCAGCTATTGCAGAGAAAAGCACcaatgtaattatttttcagaCATTGAACTCATTTACACTGAATTGCCCAAGTTTGTTTGTTGCTGGGATTAAAatcacacacgcacacacacacttagGTAAAGAATCAGTTCCATTTCCAATACATTATAGTTGAGCACATTTACATTTTGTAGACCATTCTCTAACTAGCATCACTTTCTACCATCTGGTGAAACACGCGGTTTGACATCGCCTTCCTGCAGATATTGAAGGGGAGATATAGACGTGATGATGAAAAAGTTTAGCTCCGATGTAAGTTCACAGAGACTAGTATAACCTTCACTAAGGTTCGAGAAAAGTACCCGGGGCTGATGGAGGTATATCTTGGTCGTTGCTGTTGCGGGATTATAATTTTGTGCCCCCTTGCTCCAATCATAACAGATCTGGAAGAGAAAAGAATCCAACACACTGAACATATCCTTTCTTGGCTAGAATCAGTTGTTGACGAGACAACAAACTTTCTAAAACGGGCAATAAAGCTTACCGCATATGCATATATAGAACCATCGCGGTTAAAACTGCTGCAAGTTATTGGTTGATTGCATCTTAACATATTCTGAAAAAATTAGGGAAAAAACAGAAGATCAGTGAGATGACGTGCATTAAAAGCTTTGCGTTTTAGATAGTTGTTGATGCATATACCGTGAGCTTCCGCTTCTGCTTCGCATCTTTGTCCCAAAAGTTGAACACTCCATCAGATCCAGCAGTAGCAAATGTGTGATGTCTCTGATGTGAAGAGAGTGGCATTATTCAGCATGGAACGAAGAAACGACAAGAATGAGAGTGACTTACCGGGTGAAATTTCAGCGAGTTGACAGAGTAAATCTCATTGCCATGCCTGTGACATTtgaatatatcatttttatccGATTGCGACTCATCAAGATGATGCACGCTAACTTTTCCTTCGATCAAACCAAcctagaataaaaaaatgccaTGTTCAGAAAAGATACAATGACCAAATTCAATGTTAAAATCAGTTTTCAACAGTAACTTACCAAGAAGCCTTGTTTATCAGGAAAAGCAGCCAAACACCTTGTCTGGTGCTTGAGGGGTGACAAAAATCTTCTATACTCAGTCTGCCATATTCAGACATGGCATATCACCTCATAACATAAACTAATAGCGCGAAAAATTAcacataaaaattactactcctattaaGAACCTGAGGGCTCTGCAGATTGAAGACGATTATATTTCTGTCAGCTGTTCCAACAACCACGAGAGGATGCTGAACTGCAAGTGCATAGCAAAGATCTGGAAGTCGTTGTACCCACGTTGGAGTTTGCTGTCTCAGATCCCAATACCTTAAGACAAAAATCAACTTTACCTTAGttagaaacaaaatcacatCATGACTGAACAAGTTATGCATATAAGAAAGTCCATCTTGTTAATCTGTTAAAGAAAGAATTGACCTTAACGTGCTGTCCCAGCTTCCGGTGACTAAGAGGTTCGTCTCTGGGATCCAAGAAACTTCTTTAACAGGAGCATCATGCACGGCCACTGTAACAGGCCGCCCCTCGGACGCTAATGCCCACATCTTAACTTGGTTGTCACAGCCTCCGGAAAAGAAGGCCGTCCCGTCATCTTTCCAGGCAGAGCACAATACCTGCTGCCCTAGATGAAACATAGGATAACAAAGATGGAAAAAAGAGAATTCCAAGTGTTGGGAATCATATAATTTACCGGCTCGTCGTGTGATACTAATGCCTTATGCACAGTGCTGAGTTTGGTCCCGGATACCTTCACCTCCCAACATCGAACCTGAATCGATTTTTGACCAAGTTAGCTCTTAAACTACTACTCAACTcccaaataatgaaaaaacagGAAAGTTGTGTGCCTGATTATCCCATGAAGTAGCCACAAAAAGATTTGTTTTGGGACTGAAGCTGAGGCTAGAGATGGAATCAGTAGGAGGTTGAACCACCTTCTCcaaaacaaattattcaaCGAGAAGCATAAATTCAAACTATGAAAAATAACAATGCATTATGATTTATGTAGTACCTCAGTGGAACGGTTGGGATTGGATTTAGGCATTTAGCAAAACCTCCAAGTTTCAAATGAAAAAGAGAGtgtatgaatttgaataaCAACTGAGAAAGGGAAGAGCGAGGGTTTGCATGACATATATCCATAGCGTCTGCATAAAGCTAATCatcaacaatatttattacattctcttctcatctcttatttatttatttaatcgatttaatttaattaattatttgacgtaataattgaaataagattttttaatttaaagttttaattgataaaattatatataagcatataataaacattttgaaaattacaTTAAGATTTGCTTAATaaggagtatattattaattgagaGTAATAGTAAAGCATTTGAACAAAATAGCTTagaaatatactccataagtAACATTCACGAATATTATTATCCTTGTTTAATTCATATTAGCTCtacttaatttgatttatatatttattttaatttatactaaaaattattattaacatcaatataaatttttataatttcaaataaataaataaaataataaaattggactttaaaatttatgttatttataaaattaataataacttttaaaatgtttgaatcttaaatatattaaataaatcaaatagcGTTAAAAGTAAACGAAAAGTTAGTGATACTCCACGAATGTGCTCACATAATGtatccaaaataatattttttttctaaaataactTAGCGTAGTATTTTAGATCAATAAGAtgaatcaatatatttaaggAAAACAAATGCAGAAGATAATTATGACTTATGAGgcaaatcaaaaaaattagtcaTATAGACAACAAATGAATttcataatccaaaatttaaaacataaaattttaaattgttctCGCACATTCACTTAACTGATCAATTAAGTTGAGAAATTACACTTTTTTAGAATCACATGcgttaattaaaataattctcAATTCATGCATTGAACTAAAATCACACACATAGGTAGGCAAAGAATTGGTtcaatttatagtagtagaagGTTCGAACAACATCCAAAACATTGTAATTAACCATATTCACATTTTGATAAACCATTCTTGAACTAACTCTGCTGCTGCTAGCCTATGTATGGAGTACTACTCTTTAGAACAAAAGTTTTGTGTACAAAGTGAAATTCTTCTTGTCTGAAACATCACCTTCTTCCTCTTGCTAAAGGGAGTCTGGGTTTAACATCCACTTCCTGCAGATACATATATACACGACGTGAGGAGATGAGAAAGTTTAGCTCCAACGTTACATTCACTATGGTTCAAGAAAAGTACCAGAGGCTGGTGGAGGTATATGTTGGTCTTTGCTGTTGCCGGATCATATTTTTCGGCCCCCTTGCTCCAGTCATAACAAACCTTGAACAGAAAAGGGACCCAACACACTGAAATCAGTTGTTGATGAGACAACAAACTTTCTGAATGCCAAATGATAAAGCATACCGAATATCCAAAGATAGAACCATCGTGGTTAAAACTGCTGCAAGTTACTGGCTGATTGCATCGTGCCATTTCCTGAAAAACAAGTTTAGTGAGATGGAGGGTAAGGGGAAGCCCATCAAATGCTTTGTATTGTTAGATAGTTGTTCGCTTATATACCTTGAGCCTCGTCTTATTATCCTTGTCCCAAAAACTGAAGCTTCCATCAGATCCAGTGGTAGCAAATGTGTGATGTGTCTGAGATGCCAAGAGAGTAAATTATTCAGCACAGAATGAAGACACCTTTAGACatgagaaaaggaaaaaagaaagaaggaaaTGTAGAATGATAGCAATAAAATTGTATTCGGTTTAACGAGGGCttgaatatattttcttaCAGGGTGAAAGTTTAGCGAGTTGACAGAGTAAACCACACTGCCTTGCCTGTGACACTTGAAAGTAAAAGTTTTATCTGTCTGCGGCTTATCAAAATGATGCACACCAACTCTTCCTCCGATTGAAC
The genomic region above belongs to Salvia hispanica cultivar TCC Black 2014 chromosome 3, UniMelb_Shisp_WGS_1.0, whole genome shotgun sequence and contains:
- the LOC125209051 gene encoding BRASSINOSTEROID INSENSITIVE 1-associated receptor kinase 1-like, translating into MDRWSMGMILRVAYLCLVLVFAGFLQVSANVEGDALNALKTNLADPNNVLQSWDPTLVNPCTWFHVTCNSDNFVTRVDLGNANLSGQLVPQLGQLLSLQYLELYSNNISGRVPPELGNLTDLVSLDLYLNKLTGPIPDTLYKLQRLRFLRLNNNSLTEHIPFSLTTINTLQVLDLSNNNLTGPIPTNGSFQLFTPISFQGNQLEALPPPPPTVPPTTPSGSGVGNSATGAIAGGVAAAAAFLFAVPAIALAWYRRRKPQDHFFDVPAEEDPEVHLGQLKRFSLRELQVATDNFSNHNILGRGGFGKVYKGRLADGTLVAVKRLKEERTQGGELQFQTEVEMISMAVHRNLLRLRGFCMTPTERLLVYPYMSNGSVASCLRERKESQPPLDWLTRKHIALGSARGLAYLHDHCDPKIIHRDVKAANILLDEDFEAVVGDFGLAKLMDYKDTHVTTAVRGTIGHIAPEYLSTGKSSEKTDVFGYGVMLLELITGQRAFDLARLANDDDVMLLDWVKGLLKDSRLEPLVDQDLEGNYIKEEVEQLIQVALLCTQGSPMERPKMSEVVRMLEGDGLAERWEEWQKEEMFRQEVNHHTNLGTEWIIMDSMSNVRPDELSGPR
- the LOC125209200 gene encoding protein RAE1-like gives rise to the protein MPKSNPNRSTEVVQPPTDSISSLSFSPKTNLFVATSWDNQVRCWEVKVSGTKLSTVHKALVSHDEPVLCSAWKDDGTAFFSGGCDNQVKMWALASEGRPVTVAVHDAPVKEVSWIPETNLLVTGSWDSTLRYWDLRQQTPTWVQRLPDLCYALAVQHPLVVVGTADRNIIVFNLQSPQTEYRRFLSPLKHQTRCLAAFPDKQGFLVGLIEGKVSVHHLDESQSDKNDIFKCHRHGNEIYSVNSLKFHPRHHTFATAGSDGVFNFWDKDAKQKRKLTNMLRCNQPITCSSFNRDGSIYAYAICYDWSKGAQNYNPATATTKIYLHQPREGDVKPRVSPDGRK